In Onthophagus taurus isolate NC chromosome 6, IU_Otau_3.0, whole genome shotgun sequence, a genomic segment contains:
- the LOC111420647 gene encoding ATP-binding cassette sub-family C member 4-like isoform X1 — protein MGIKNPIENINPFYYYTLLWFIPTFIKGFRKPLTKDDLFLMIDDQKSSNLGDRLEKEWEIELTKPKPSLIKALIRVFWKKHLVMTSIAVIAEIILKGVQTISFTVLLRYFSKDNVRITANEAYIQAVIMNISTLLFVISFHSYAWGNRNLYMDMRAACCSLIYRKSLKIGKSAMGKVSVGYLVNLITHDATRLDNLSYFSQSFLIAPLQIVVVGLLLYFETGWTGIFGVFIFVGLIPLQFLITKWMSKVRTELVQFAGERIKMMTEILSGIQIIKMYTWEKYFIKSISDIRRNEIKKVRYLLLGYGVFSSIISVLPKVGIFLSLLLYYLLGHTLTYIHVFTIFVYYNMLRLNVNVFVPNGLFRVAEVKASFKRIQNFLQLEEIRKHHHKKSGDNRIFIEFKNVSSVWDLNSTENTLQDLNLLIPNPRFIAIIGQVGGGKSSFLNTILNELFIKSGETFVSGTVSYSSQEAWIFPGTLKENILFGHDFNEERYKTVIKVCALERDISLLPNGDNTLIIENGENLSGGQKVRINLARAVYLQSDIYLLDDPLSAVDPHVAEIIFKECLCKFLSDKIVVLVTNQLQFLKYVDYIYFFENGRISFEGTYKKVQKDNLDFLRLLQRSDDEENIDSKEIYHGECHLGKNTMEIEEKEFLTTGAVSFKVYKNYFKLSKSLSFFALSLLSTLTFLICFGAFDMIITFWSNIDFKIYSMNLSLTREDLFTIFSIAVVVVIVAAIIGHVTSLNILINSSKNLHELVLKKVINAPMIFFHTTPSGRILNRFSKDLSTTDEFLPIIFVDGIINLFIVFVIIIIIGYYCYWFAFIFIIGIIGTQFLMRFTFPTCLAVKRLEAITKSPLYTHVKTSFNGLSLIRVFNKEEYYKNIFDFTQDFHTSSWFMHISSGHAFGILIDFIMVIVLWFISFTLFFINDLRDAAAGLVIVQCLALVTIVQWCVRLTNDQMVNMTSVERMMEYSSLDVDGEDNQDNRDLIPEKSWPIHGKIEFINVNLKYNINSKVVLKDLNFVIESKSKIGIVGRTGAGKSSICASLFQLAYTDGFIRIDGVDIKRIPLYNLRKKISIIPQDPILFSDTMRNNLDPFNEFTDAELWNVLEEVELKEVVKEFPDGLLTKIIEGGSKLSVGQRQLVCLARALIRKNKILIMDEATANVDPKTDNLIQKTIKRKFEECTILIIAHRLQTIIDCDFVLVMSGGEMIEFDYPYILLKKKGMFYDMVQKMGGGIAENLYQIAEEVFKSKLGMK, from the exons ATGGGAATAAAAAATCCCATCGAGAATATCAATCCGTTTTATTACTATACCCTCTT ATGGTTTATCCCAACTTTTATAAAAGGATTTCGAAAACCATTAACCAAAGATGATTTATTTCTAATGATTGATGATCAAAAATCGAGTAATTTAGGGGATCGTCTCGAAAAAGAATGGGAAATTGAATTAACCAAGCCGAAACCATCACTTATTAAGGCGTTAATAAGagtattttggaaaaaacaTCTTGTTATGACATCCATTGCAGTAATTGcggaaataattttaaa ggGAGTCCAAACAATATCTTTTACAGTCCTTTTAAGATACTTCTCCAAAGATAACGTTAGAATAACCGCAAATGAAGCTTATATCCAAGCTGTAATCATGAACATTTCGACTCTTCTATTCGTTATATCATTTCACTCGTATGCTTGGGGAAACCGAAATTTATATATGGATATGCGAGCTGCTTGTTGCTCCTTAATCTATAGGAAATCTTTAAAGATTGGCAAAAGCGCAATGGGAAAAGTAAGCGTTGGTTATTTGGTTAATTTGATAACCCACGATGCAACTCGTCTCGAtaatttatcatatttttcgCAAAGTTTTTTGATAGCTCCGTTACAAATTGTTGTTGTTGGGTTGTTGTTGTATTTTGAAACTGGATGGACTGGAATTTTTGGAGTTTTCATTTTTGTGGGATTAATTCCATTGcaat tctTGATCACAAAGTGGATGTCTAAAGTAAGAACGGAACTAGTTCAATTTGCTGGGGAACGTATCAAAATGATGACAGAAATTTTATCTGgaattcaaataattaaaatgtacacttgggaaaaatattttataaaatctatatCTGACATCAGACG aaatgaaattaagaaggttcgttatttattattaggaTACGGAGTGTTTTCCTCAATCATCTCCGTTTTACCAAAAGTGGGGATATTCCTAAGTCTCCTTCTTTATTATCTCTTAGGGCACACCCTAACTTACATCCACGTCTTCACAATATTCGTCTATTACAACATGTTGAGATTAAACGTAAACGTATTTGTTCCAAACGGGCTTTTTCGAGTCGCCGAAGTGAAAGCTTCCTTCAAAAGAATCCAAAACTTTCTTCAACTCGAAGAAATACGCAAACACCATCACAAAAAATCCGGGGATAACCgaatttttatcgaatttaaAAACGTTTCCTCCGTTTGGGACTTAAATTCCACAGAAAATACTTTACAAGATTTAAACCTTTTAATACCAAATCCGCGATTCATAGCGATTATTGGTCAAGTTGGAGGTGGGAAAAGTAGCTTTTTAAACACAATCTTAAACGAACTTTTCATTAAGAGTGGCGAAACGTTCGTTTCCGGAACAGTTTCTTATTCGTCTCAAGAAGCGTGGATTTTCCCGGGGactttaaaagaaaacattttattcgGACACGATTTTAATGAAGAACGTTATAAAACGGTCATTAAAGTTTGCGCTTTAGAGCGCGACATTTCTTTATTACCAAACGGAGATAACACCTTAATCATAGAAAACGGCGAAAATTTAAGTGGTGGTCAAAAAGTTCGAATTAATTTAGCACGAGCTGTTTATTTACAGTCGGATATTTACCTCTTAGATGATCCGCTTTCTGCTGTTGATCCCCACGTTGctgaaatcatttttaaagagtgtttatgtaaatttttgagCGACAAAATAGTTGTTTTGGTTACGAATCaattgcaatttttaaaatacgtggattatatttatttttttgaaaatgggaGGATTTCTTTTGAAGGAACTTATAAGAAAGTACAAAAGgataatttagattttttgagGTTGTTACAAAGGAGTGATGATGAGGAGAATATAGATTCTAAGGAAATTTATCATGGGGAATGCCATCTAGGTAAAAACACCAtggaaattgaagaaaaagaatttttaacaacCGGAGCtgtttcttttaaagtttacaaaaattattttaaactcagtaaaagtttgtctttCTTTGCACTTTCTTTGTTatcaacattaacttttttaatttgtttcggCGCGTTTGATATGATAATAACTTTTTG gaGTAACATCGATTTTAAGATATATTCAATGAATTTGTCTTTAACCAGAGaagatttatttacaattttttcaattgcGGTCGTTGTAGTTATCGTAGCCGCAATAATAGGTCATGTCACTTCCctaaatattttgattaattcctcaaaaaatttacacGAACTTGTactaaaaaaagttatcaacGCACCGATGATTTTCTTTCACACGACTCCTTCAGGGagaattttaaatcgattttctaAAGATTTATCAACAACCGATGAGTTTCTTCCGATAATTTTTGTAGATGGTATAATT aatttatttattgtttttgtgattattattataattggtTACTATTGCTATTGGTTtgcgtttatttttataattggaATCATTGGAACTCAATTTTTGATGAGGTTCACTTTCCCAACATGTTTAGCAGTTAAAAGACTTGAAGCAATAA caaaaagTCCACTTTATACTCATGTAAAAACATCGTTTAATGGATTATCTTTAATAAGAGTTTTTAATAAGgaagaatattataaaaacatcTTTGATTTCACCCAAGATTTTCACACATCCTCTTGGTTTATGCATATATCTAGTGGACATGCTTTTGggattttaattgattttataatggTTATTGTGTTATggtttatttcatttacactgttttttattaatg ATTTACGTGATGCCGCAGCAGGATTAGTAATAGTTCAATGTTTAGCGCTGGTAACTATAGTGCAATGGTGCGTTAGATTAACGAATGATCAGATGGTTAATATGACTTCGGTCGAAAGAATGATGGAATATTCAAGTCTGGACGTTGATGGTGAAGACAATCAAGATAATCGAGATTTAATCCCTGAAAAATCTTGGCCTATTCAcggaaaaatcgaatttatcaatgttaatttaaaatacaatataaattcaaaagtcgtattaaaagatttaaattttgtaatcgAATCGAAATCGAAAATTGGAATCGTCGGGCGAACCGGAGCTGGAAAATCTTCAATTTGCGCGTCACTTTTTCAATTGGCATACACGGATGGGTTTATTCGTATTGATGGTGTTGATATTAAAAGGATCCCTCTTTATAAtttacgaaaaaaaatttcgattatCCCGCAAGATCCGATACTGTTTTCGGACACGATGCGAAACAATTTAGATCCATTTAACGAATTTACCGACGCGGAATTATGGAACGTTTTGGAGGAGGTCGAATTAAAAGAGGTCGTTAAAGAATTCCCCGACGGtcttttaaccaaaataattGAAGGAGGTTCAAAATTAAGTGTCGGCCAACGACAATTAGTTTGTTTGGCTCGGGCacttataagaaaaaataaaattttaattatggaTGAGGCCACAGCTAATGTTGACCCAAAAACCGAcaatttaatccaaaaaactattaaaaggAAATTTGAGGAGTgcacaattttaattatagctCATAGATTACAAACGATAATCGATTGTGATTTCGTTTTGGTCATGAGTGGTGGGGAAATGATTGAGTTTGATTATCCCTACAttttattgaagaaaaaaggaaTGTTTTATGATATGGTACAAAAAATGGGAGGTGGAATTGCTGAAAATCTGTATCAAATAGCTGAAGAAgtatttaaatctaaattgggaatgaaataa
- the LOC111420647 gene encoding ATP-binding cassette sub-family C member 4-like isoform X2, translated as MIDDQKSSNLGDRLEKEWEIELTKPKPSLIKALIRVFWKKHLVMTSIAVIAEIILKGVQTISFTVLLRYFSKDNVRITANEAYIQAVIMNISTLLFVISFHSYAWGNRNLYMDMRAACCSLIYRKSLKIGKSAMGKVSVGYLVNLITHDATRLDNLSYFSQSFLIAPLQIVVVGLLLYFETGWTGIFGVFIFVGLIPLQFLITKWMSKVRTELVQFAGERIKMMTEILSGIQIIKMYTWEKYFIKSISDIRRNEIKKVRYLLLGYGVFSSIISVLPKVGIFLSLLLYYLLGHTLTYIHVFTIFVYYNMLRLNVNVFVPNGLFRVAEVKASFKRIQNFLQLEEIRKHHHKKSGDNRIFIEFKNVSSVWDLNSTENTLQDLNLLIPNPRFIAIIGQVGGGKSSFLNTILNELFIKSGETFVSGTVSYSSQEAWIFPGTLKENILFGHDFNEERYKTVIKVCALERDISLLPNGDNTLIIENGENLSGGQKVRINLARAVYLQSDIYLLDDPLSAVDPHVAEIIFKECLCKFLSDKIVVLVTNQLQFLKYVDYIYFFENGRISFEGTYKKVQKDNLDFLRLLQRSDDEENIDSKEIYHGECHLGKNTMEIEEKEFLTTGAVSFKVYKNYFKLSKSLSFFALSLLSTLTFLICFGAFDMIITFWSNIDFKIYSMNLSLTREDLFTIFSIAVVVVIVAAIIGHVTSLNILINSSKNLHELVLKKVINAPMIFFHTTPSGRILNRFSKDLSTTDEFLPIIFVDGIINLFIVFVIIIIIGYYCYWFAFIFIIGIIGTQFLMRFTFPTCLAVKRLEAITKSPLYTHVKTSFNGLSLIRVFNKEEYYKNIFDFTQDFHTSSWFMHISSGHAFGILIDFIMVIVLWFISFTLFFINDLRDAAAGLVIVQCLALVTIVQWCVRLTNDQMVNMTSVERMMEYSSLDVDGEDNQDNRDLIPEKSWPIHGKIEFINVNLKYNINSKVVLKDLNFVIESKSKIGIVGRTGAGKSSICASLFQLAYTDGFIRIDGVDIKRIPLYNLRKKISIIPQDPILFSDTMRNNLDPFNEFTDAELWNVLEEVELKEVVKEFPDGLLTKIIEGGSKLSVGQRQLVCLARALIRKNKILIMDEATANVDPKTDNLIQKTIKRKFEECTILIIAHRLQTIIDCDFVLVMSGGEMIEFDYPYILLKKKGMFYDMVQKMGGGIAENLYQIAEEVFKSKLGMK; from the exons ATGATTGATGATCAAAAATCGAGTAATTTAGGGGATCGTCTCGAAAAAGAATGGGAAATTGAATTAACCAAGCCGAAACCATCACTTATTAAGGCGTTAATAAGagtattttggaaaaaacaTCTTGTTATGACATCCATTGCAGTAATTGcggaaataattttaaa ggGAGTCCAAACAATATCTTTTACAGTCCTTTTAAGATACTTCTCCAAAGATAACGTTAGAATAACCGCAAATGAAGCTTATATCCAAGCTGTAATCATGAACATTTCGACTCTTCTATTCGTTATATCATTTCACTCGTATGCTTGGGGAAACCGAAATTTATATATGGATATGCGAGCTGCTTGTTGCTCCTTAATCTATAGGAAATCTTTAAAGATTGGCAAAAGCGCAATGGGAAAAGTAAGCGTTGGTTATTTGGTTAATTTGATAACCCACGATGCAACTCGTCTCGAtaatttatcatatttttcgCAAAGTTTTTTGATAGCTCCGTTACAAATTGTTGTTGTTGGGTTGTTGTTGTATTTTGAAACTGGATGGACTGGAATTTTTGGAGTTTTCATTTTTGTGGGATTAATTCCATTGcaat tctTGATCACAAAGTGGATGTCTAAAGTAAGAACGGAACTAGTTCAATTTGCTGGGGAACGTATCAAAATGATGACAGAAATTTTATCTGgaattcaaataattaaaatgtacacttgggaaaaatattttataaaatctatatCTGACATCAGACG aaatgaaattaagaaggttcgttatttattattaggaTACGGAGTGTTTTCCTCAATCATCTCCGTTTTACCAAAAGTGGGGATATTCCTAAGTCTCCTTCTTTATTATCTCTTAGGGCACACCCTAACTTACATCCACGTCTTCACAATATTCGTCTATTACAACATGTTGAGATTAAACGTAAACGTATTTGTTCCAAACGGGCTTTTTCGAGTCGCCGAAGTGAAAGCTTCCTTCAAAAGAATCCAAAACTTTCTTCAACTCGAAGAAATACGCAAACACCATCACAAAAAATCCGGGGATAACCgaatttttatcgaatttaaAAACGTTTCCTCCGTTTGGGACTTAAATTCCACAGAAAATACTTTACAAGATTTAAACCTTTTAATACCAAATCCGCGATTCATAGCGATTATTGGTCAAGTTGGAGGTGGGAAAAGTAGCTTTTTAAACACAATCTTAAACGAACTTTTCATTAAGAGTGGCGAAACGTTCGTTTCCGGAACAGTTTCTTATTCGTCTCAAGAAGCGTGGATTTTCCCGGGGactttaaaagaaaacattttattcgGACACGATTTTAATGAAGAACGTTATAAAACGGTCATTAAAGTTTGCGCTTTAGAGCGCGACATTTCTTTATTACCAAACGGAGATAACACCTTAATCATAGAAAACGGCGAAAATTTAAGTGGTGGTCAAAAAGTTCGAATTAATTTAGCACGAGCTGTTTATTTACAGTCGGATATTTACCTCTTAGATGATCCGCTTTCTGCTGTTGATCCCCACGTTGctgaaatcatttttaaagagtgtttatgtaaatttttgagCGACAAAATAGTTGTTTTGGTTACGAATCaattgcaatttttaaaatacgtggattatatttatttttttgaaaatgggaGGATTTCTTTTGAAGGAACTTATAAGAAAGTACAAAAGgataatttagattttttgagGTTGTTACAAAGGAGTGATGATGAGGAGAATATAGATTCTAAGGAAATTTATCATGGGGAATGCCATCTAGGTAAAAACACCAtggaaattgaagaaaaagaatttttaacaacCGGAGCtgtttcttttaaagtttacaaaaattattttaaactcagtaaaagtttgtctttCTTTGCACTTTCTTTGTTatcaacattaacttttttaatttgtttcggCGCGTTTGATATGATAATAACTTTTTG gaGTAACATCGATTTTAAGATATATTCAATGAATTTGTCTTTAACCAGAGaagatttatttacaattttttcaattgcGGTCGTTGTAGTTATCGTAGCCGCAATAATAGGTCATGTCACTTCCctaaatattttgattaattcctcaaaaaatttacacGAACTTGTactaaaaaaagttatcaacGCACCGATGATTTTCTTTCACACGACTCCTTCAGGGagaattttaaatcgattttctaAAGATTTATCAACAACCGATGAGTTTCTTCCGATAATTTTTGTAGATGGTATAATT aatttatttattgtttttgtgattattattataattggtTACTATTGCTATTGGTTtgcgtttatttttataattggaATCATTGGAACTCAATTTTTGATGAGGTTCACTTTCCCAACATGTTTAGCAGTTAAAAGACTTGAAGCAATAA caaaaagTCCACTTTATACTCATGTAAAAACATCGTTTAATGGATTATCTTTAATAAGAGTTTTTAATAAGgaagaatattataaaaacatcTTTGATTTCACCCAAGATTTTCACACATCCTCTTGGTTTATGCATATATCTAGTGGACATGCTTTTGggattttaattgattttataatggTTATTGTGTTATggtttatttcatttacactgttttttattaatg ATTTACGTGATGCCGCAGCAGGATTAGTAATAGTTCAATGTTTAGCGCTGGTAACTATAGTGCAATGGTGCGTTAGATTAACGAATGATCAGATGGTTAATATGACTTCGGTCGAAAGAATGATGGAATATTCAAGTCTGGACGTTGATGGTGAAGACAATCAAGATAATCGAGATTTAATCCCTGAAAAATCTTGGCCTATTCAcggaaaaatcgaatttatcaatgttaatttaaaatacaatataaattcaaaagtcgtattaaaagatttaaattttgtaatcgAATCGAAATCGAAAATTGGAATCGTCGGGCGAACCGGAGCTGGAAAATCTTCAATTTGCGCGTCACTTTTTCAATTGGCATACACGGATGGGTTTATTCGTATTGATGGTGTTGATATTAAAAGGATCCCTCTTTATAAtttacgaaaaaaaatttcgattatCCCGCAAGATCCGATACTGTTTTCGGACACGATGCGAAACAATTTAGATCCATTTAACGAATTTACCGACGCGGAATTATGGAACGTTTTGGAGGAGGTCGAATTAAAAGAGGTCGTTAAAGAATTCCCCGACGGtcttttaaccaaaataattGAAGGAGGTTCAAAATTAAGTGTCGGCCAACGACAATTAGTTTGTTTGGCTCGGGCacttataagaaaaaataaaattttaattatggaTGAGGCCACAGCTAATGTTGACCCAAAAACCGAcaatttaatccaaaaaactattaaaaggAAATTTGAGGAGTgcacaattttaattatagctCATAGATTACAAACGATAATCGATTGTGATTTCGTTTTGGTCATGAGTGGTGGGGAAATGATTGAGTTTGATTATCCCTACAttttattgaagaaaaaaggaaTGTTTTATGATATGGTACAAAAAATGGGAGGTGGAATTGCTGAAAATCTGTATCAAATAGCTGAAGAAgtatttaaatctaaattgggaatgaaataa